acatttttcattaataataaatgtgaaTTCAGTCAGGAGAAATCTTGCTGCATCTAATAGATATCTGTGAATATGGACATCAGTTTACGCTAGAGTTGAACACCCTCTcaattttgttcattaaacTGTTTTGTAATGAGTAAAAATAAGCACAACAAACAGCTGGAATGTTGTTGTATACTGCAGTATATGGACTCTGACAATACcccttaaaaaacaatattcaaaAAACGAATTTTTGTCAGAAATCTTTATTCAGCATAATATAAAAGAACTTTGAAAATTGATTTCCCTGgtcacaacaacaagaaaaagggaaataaaaacatagcagTAATGTATTGGATAAAAAGCTTCAGTTTTTAAAACAACCTCAAATAAGATCTGTGTGATATAAACATGATGGGATCATTCTTGTTTTCCTGTTGTTTCTAGTGGAGTTTGGCCTTTGACCTATGAATTCCCAACATAGCTAAAGTAAGCGAAGTAAGTAAAATACTGTTGTCACCAAGCCGTTTGGGGATTTGCTTTATAGAGGCCATAGTCTTCTTTCCTGAAGAAGGCAACTTCTGTTTCATTTGCTGaaataacaaacacaaaatgtttaaattaacacTGATAAAACTCACCATTAACATTATGAGATCATCAATGTTAAGCTCttaatattagtattatttgTAGAGTTACTTCTTAGAAGTTTTTTTATTGCTGGTCTCAGTACATGATTACAGGACATTCAAAACACAGTCaaggaaaaaatgattataccattgttttcttcaatttcttgtccattttaaagcctgggacaacttaaggtacatttgtttggacaaatataatgatgacaacaaaaatagctgataagagtttaatttcagagctggtatctagacattttccatggttttcttgataatgattttggttttaattaagaaaacttataataaaaaaatacttgatttctattataaatataactgaataatgtttgtagaaccataaaaataatgaataaaaacagaaaagtcaAAGTATACCAACTCGatacaagctaatgttagcattgtTTTAGCAAGCTAAGGCACTTACAGTTTTTCTCGATTGCTAAGACACATTTCATGAAAGctgctctccttttctctaaacTGTGAACACAAAACCCAATTTTCAAGCTACATTCACAATACCTCAGACTCTTCTTGCAAAACTAAACTTTAACCTCAAAACAGTCCAATCTGTCCTCAAAACTGAACTATGTTGTCAAATCGTGCCCcgaatcaatcaaaattaaaaacactactgAGCAGTCACTAAACACtacatagaaaaatagaaaacacaatgcTCAGGACATGAAGCTGGAGAAATAAATGTTCATTGTTCACTGTAGGCTAAATGaatgttgcaaaaaatataCACGAAATACTAGGCCTACAAACAGTTAGACCAACCCCCCATTACAATACTACAGTACATTGGTACAGTGGTGTACTGAAACATATATTTACTTACAGTATACTGTGCTACAGTATCGTATGTCATAcagtaattgctgtcaacatttaCATACTGTACTATCATGTCAAAAAAGGTAATTACCTGTTCTCTTCTCTAAATCTTGGGATTATGGTGGACACAGTGAATCTACTGATGTTTGGTTGTACCCTTTGTCCGGCCTAACTCATGCTCATACCATGAACAAGAACATGGTCAATCACAGTAGTTCTGATTTCATCAGATATTACCTCGACCACCTTGATCTCCTCTCACAGGAACTCTTCCTCTCAGATTTCTATCCATTGTAGGGCCTCACAAACCAGTGCTCTCTGAACTGGCTTATATGTTCCCTCACATCATCAGCCACAAGTGTGATCAATTTTGAGTTGTTGTGTTCAAGTGGTGACACTTGTGCTTTAATTGTGTTTGACTTTTGTCACCTGTGCTCACCATTATGCAGCACGGgtgcatcacaatgaaaatttgTTGGCAAGTTGTGTCTAAACAGGTGAAAAGTgcttatggttttgccaaaagagTGATTGATTCAATCAGTGGGTTCAGACAACTGAGCATTTGGTTCAGACAATAGggtttagtgttttagcaattgagaaaaactgtaatactgCATAGCTTTCGGAATGATCCACATTCTACATGAGTTACTTGTACTCTTGTTCAATTCTTTCAACTTCCAGGAATGCAGTTAGCGTTGTCAGTCACTACTGACGTTTCACGTCTGCTTATATCTGGATccatttcaccacacagcagcttttagacatgtttctgttgtttgcaaACAGACTGAATAGACAAAGAGCCTCATTCAAGTCAATGGATTAATGTGGAAATTTCCCCTTTGTTGGGGGCGGGACTAAAGTGTGCTCTGTctctatgataaaaaaaaagtcagtttgaaaaaaacggtagtaaaaaactttttaaaaatcacaatcaGATGAAAATCTGATAAATAGCTGAATAGTCAATAGTCTTGCAACTCATTTAGAGTTCAAATTAACTCACTGTGGAGTGACTtgaatatttgacatttgatgttgaaaagctgaaaaaaaatcctcattatcttaaaaatttaaaaaaagaaggttATAACAAGAAAAGATGTCCAATTGGGTATTTTGATATTATGTTGATGAGATATATCATCATATTGCCCAGTCAAATATATGAAACCAATTGAAGTGAAGGCTAAGTGTCCCCTGTACAGTCCAGTTCGCACTTAGAACTTAAAGATCTCTTACCAATGCCAGCAGCTCGAAGGGTTTGGCCATCTTGCAGAATGAGCTTTTCATCGTCTGCTAAACTCATCACTAACTCATTAGTCtgccaagaaagaaaaaaaaacataaataaaagtttcCACTTAAATGGAGACATGGGTTTTCAAAAGACCACAGAATTCCATAATTACATGCAGGCTGAAAACcataaaaactattaaaaagtgATAAATATTTCATGGTTTCTGATTTTGAAACCTTGTTCTGTTGTTAATGTACAGATGATTCTCAGGTCATTCAGTGGAGATCCATATCACTAAATTATTTATCTTAtagtttccatgactgtaactTATTGTTCATGTAAGTACATTACTGCAATGACAATGCCTGATCCATTAGGTGCAACACATGACCTAGTGGGCTCCATGTGTACTGCATTGACTGCAACAAAAGTGAGTCAAAGTGTGAGGAACCCATTGCTAGTCATTGGGTTCATTAGcaaccccaacacacacaccaggctCAGGATACACTTCTTATGACCTTCACAAAAGTTGGTGGGATTATTGCCCTCAGCTTGAAGAatggttttcatttttatttcaaccAACAGAAGCCCGGCAGGATTTGGTGCATGAACATCCTGTAATACACCCCTCCTTTTTACTGTCTATTTAGGGaaagatagcaggtcaacagagtGGTGTACACCATCTAAAAACTGGGAACCTGATGACTCATTTGAGATGAGCAACTGTGTCAGGATTTCAAGTCCAAAATCTATCATAAAAATCAGGtaattcattaaattaaattgtcaaAGTGTATAAGGGCTTACAACATAATGACTGGAGCATATGAAGGTCATTCAtgtgctcaattatgtctcataaattGTGGCACTAATTACCATTTGTTCCACAGATTATGTACGcaattttaccatttttgagCACTTAAGAATTGATGGAAATGGTCAAAAACATCTCCCGAATTGCTAATGATAACCTTATAACTGCTTTTATCTCTTCATTAGATTTGACTGGCATCAGTAGGAgtgcacataaaacacacacacacacacacacacacacacacactgaagcacACTCTTGCCTTTGTTAATTAACAGTTAATAGTTTTCCACATAATCCTGTTTTTATCAGACCATTATTTAACAACCTTTGAAGTCGCAGTACTAGACTACACACTACAAAGGACTACTATGTTAACTTCAGTCCCACCCAAACTGATAATCTTGTTGACTGTGCTGCAGACTCACTGcaaaatatatatcattataataCATGCATTAATAACAATGATCCAATAGTGTATTTgggatatatatacaaatttgaGTGGGGCCTTTCTGCAtagtgagtacttttacttttcacactttaagtacattttgatgctgatatttttttccttttacttaagttaagttttgaatgcagggctgtTACAGTGTGCTATTACTACCAAGAGTCAATTGATTGacacacatatatgtaaatGACCTTGAGTGCAGGCTCGTTTGGAGCATCTGTTAGTTACTTTGCCTGGAATCGCCTTTCATTACTTCCTGGTAAACTTACAATATTGGTTATATGTTACAGCAAGCaaaggagaaggaaaaaaatctatatgtAGTTTTtccattaatatatattatgataatattaaagtaaaagaaaaagtaggtcagaagaaaaaaaagtcagaaccTTAAATGAATGTATATCACAAACTAGTTTTCAGCTGACTGTTTTACAGTCACCACTGTCTGACTGCTGTGGCACTAGGCTTCATGTTTACCAGAGTGCACACAGTAAACAATGGAGTCAGagcgccctctgctggacaaatgtattgacaccatttctaaatcaagcCAAGCATCTATCTGCATTGTGTCTGTAAAACAAGATTTTCATGTCTTGGCATATTGGACAACATACGCAGACACTGATATAAAGTAAATAGCTCACAACCAGTCGATATAATTGTTGTACCAATATATAACTGGGGCTCTACTTCAGACACACACTTCATGTCTAGCCCAGCAGTCTAGCACATCTTTTGATAGATACCTTTGCTCCATGTGCTTGGTGTACAATCTTCATTGTGTCTGAAAATACAACAGAATGGAATCAGATGCGCAATGCATGTATTTTTCCAGATGCTATAGAgtgaatatatatacacacatatatatatatatatatatatatataaatataaagaaaataatatataagaaagagctgcattcaaaatcacatcaaaaatctaacatatatatacacacacacacatatacattgatatatcatataaaagatatatcgatatatttttaaatgtgatatattgAATTAGACCACATCGCATATATCACTAtagttcacttttttttctttctttatacataaatgctgcccttactagggtttgtcatatttagttcttttgtaatgtttgttattaatttttcatataaatatatttatttcagaaaaaaattg
This sequence is a window from Centropristis striata isolate RG_2023a ecotype Rhode Island chromosome 10, C.striata_1.0, whole genome shotgun sequence. Protein-coding genes within it:
- the c10h2orf76 gene encoding UPF0538 protein C2orf76 homolog, whose protein sequence is MQQDDMSADAVVTVRLVRSFEHRNFRPVVFHQVTLDQTVQDFMQLVRDDVAKRVGLPPPFKKYAYDTMKIVHQAHGAKTNELVMSLADDEKLILQDGQTLRAAGIANETEVAFFRKEDYGLYKANPQTAW